Proteins co-encoded in one alpha proteobacterium HIMB5 genomic window:
- a CDS encoding tRNA (guanine-N(1)-)-methyltransferase (PFAM: tRNA (Guanine-1)-methyltransferase~TIGRFAM: tRNA (guanine-N1)-methyltransferase), which translates to MLRAQIFTLYPEFFPGPLSKGLYGKAMSKKLWDLKVVNIRDYATDKHKTVDDTPYGGGSGMLMKPDVLAKSIDENVVKNERIFYLSPKGKLFDQNFAKDLSKEQSISLICGHFEGVDERILSTRKIEEISLGDFVLSGGETAAYVVLDSILRLLPGVLGNDQSTNDESFENGLLEYPQYTKPPIWEEKSVPDVLLSGDHAKIKDWRLSQSEAITRVRRPDLWEKYNKKN; encoded by the coding sequence ATGTTGAGAGCTCAAATATTTACTCTTTACCCAGAGTTTTTCCCAGGGCCTTTATCAAAAGGACTTTATGGAAAAGCTATGTCGAAAAAACTTTGGGATCTTAAAGTTGTAAACATTAGAGATTATGCCACTGACAAACATAAAACTGTTGATGATACTCCTTATGGAGGAGGATCTGGAATGTTGATGAAGCCAGATGTTCTTGCAAAATCAATAGATGAAAACGTTGTTAAAAATGAAAGAATATTTTATCTTTCACCTAAAGGTAAATTATTTGATCAAAACTTTGCTAAAGATCTTTCAAAGGAACAATCAATTTCTTTAATATGTGGACATTTTGAAGGTGTAGATGAGAGGATACTTTCAACAAGAAAAATTGAAGAAATAAGTCTTGGAGACTTTGTTTTATCTGGTGGCGAGACAGCAGCGTATGTAGTTTTAGATAGTATTTTAAGATTATTGCCTGGCGTTCTTGGAAATGATCAATCTACTAATGATGAGAGCTTTGAAAATGGGCTTCTCGAGTATCCGCAGTATACAAAACCACCAATTTGGGAGGAAAAATCAGTACCAGATGTCTTATTATCTGGAGATCACGCTAAAATTAAAGACTGGCGTTTATCTCAATCTGAGGCTATAACACGCGTCCGAAGACCAGATTTGTGGGAAAAATATAACAAGAAAAATTAA
- a CDS encoding ribosomal protein L19 (PFAM: Ribosomal protein L19~TIGRFAM: ribosomal protein L19, bacterial type) produces the protein MKTIEEINQSKVKQILSEKKIPAFYPGDVVKVGVRITEGKKERIQYFEGVCIAKKSRDINSSFTVRKISFGEGVERTFPLYGPVIDSIKVIRSGKVRRAKLYYLRDRTGKSARIAEKIRKNIGIDVDTKPETVTEENVATPAVEPETPTKEATETVKAEAPAKSEAKEASPAPEAKTESTEEKK, from the coding sequence ATGAAAACGATTGAAGAAATAAATCAAAGCAAAGTTAAACAAATTCTTTCAGAAAAGAAAATCCCAGCTTTTTATCCAGGTGATGTTGTAAAAGTAGGTGTGAGAATAACTGAAGGTAAAAAAGAAAGAATTCAGTATTTCGAAGGTGTTTGTATTGCAAAAAAAAGTAGAGACATTAATTCTTCATTCACTGTAAGAAAAATATCTTTTGGTGAAGGAGTAGAAAGAACATTTCCATTATATGGTCCAGTAATTGATTCAATAAAAGTAATTAGATCAGGTAAAGTAAGAAGAGCAAAACTATATTATCTAAGAGACAGAACTGGTAAATCAGCAAGAATTGCGGAAAAGATAAGAAAGAATATAGGTATAGATGTTGATACAAAACCAGAAACAGTTACTGAAGAAAATGTTGCTACTCCGGCAGTAGAGCCAGAAACTCCTACAAAAGAAGCAACTGAAACTGTAAAGGCAGAAGCTCCAGCTAAGTCAGAAGCAAAAGAAGCAAGCCCAGCACCTGAAGCAAAAACAGAAAGCACAGAAGAAAAAAAATAA
- a CDS encoding 3-isopropylmalate dehydratase, large subunit (PFAM: Aconitase family (aconitate hydratase)~TIGRFAM: 3-isopropylmalate dehydratase, large subunit) → MALTLYDKIWKDHLVDIQDDGTALLFVDRHLVHEVTSPQAFEGLRNSNRKVRHPALTLAVADHNVPTTDRTKGIADEDSKIQVETLEKNCKEFGVQLFGMDDKRQGIVHIIGPEQGFTQPGTVIVCGDSHTATHGAFGALAFGIGTSEVEHVLATQTLVQKKAKNFRINVNGKLPLGVTSKDVILQIIGKIGTAGGTGCVVEYAGNLISSLSVEQRMTICNMTIEGGARAGLIAPDQKIFDYLNGKPMSPTGENWNKAVENWEKLKSDDGASFDKEINLDANEIKPMITWGTSPQDVITIDGKIPNPSNEKDEDKKNSIERALKYMGLKPDMSATDIKIDKVFIGSCTNGRIEDLREAAKILKDKKKASHVHAMVVPGSGLVKEQAEQEGLDKIFINSGFEWREPGCSMCLAMNADKLKPEERCASTSNRNFEGRQGRGGRTHLVSPGMAAAAAISGNLEDVRKFEN, encoded by the coding sequence ATGGCCTTAACACTTTACGATAAGATTTGGAAAGATCATCTAGTTGATATTCAAGATGATGGAACAGCTTTATTATTTGTTGATAGACATTTAGTTCATGAAGTTACAAGCCCACAAGCTTTTGAAGGCTTAAGAAATTCAAATAGAAAAGTAAGACATCCAGCTTTAACATTAGCTGTTGCAGATCACAATGTTCCTACAACTGATAGGACAAAAGGAATAGCAGATGAAGATTCAAAAATTCAAGTCGAGACATTAGAAAAAAATTGTAAAGAATTTGGAGTACAACTATTTGGTATGGATGATAAGAGACAAGGTATTGTTCATATAATAGGTCCTGAACAAGGTTTTACTCAACCAGGCACTGTAATTGTTTGTGGAGATAGTCATACAGCAACACACGGTGCATTTGGTGCATTAGCTTTTGGTATCGGAACTTCAGAAGTAGAGCATGTTTTAGCAACACAAACCTTAGTTCAAAAAAAAGCAAAAAATTTTAGAATTAATGTAAATGGAAAATTACCTTTAGGAGTAACTTCTAAAGATGTAATTTTACAAATTATTGGAAAAATAGGTACAGCAGGTGGGACAGGCTGTGTAGTTGAGTATGCAGGTAATTTAATAAGTTCTTTGAGTGTTGAGCAAAGAATGACGATTTGCAATATGACTATTGAAGGTGGTGCTAGAGCTGGCTTAATTGCACCAGACCAAAAAATATTTGATTATTTAAATGGAAAACCAATGTCACCAACTGGAGAGAATTGGAATAAAGCAGTTGAGAACTGGGAAAAATTGAAATCTGATGATGGAGCATCTTTTGATAAAGAAATCAATCTTGATGCAAATGAAATTAAACCAATGATCACATGGGGAACTTCACCACAAGACGTCATTACAATAGACGGAAAAATTCCAAACCCAAGCAACGAAAAAGATGAAGATAAGAAAAACTCGATTGAAAGAGCTTTAAAGTACATGGGATTAAAACCAGATATGTCTGCAACAGATATTAAAATAGATAAAGTTTTTATTGGAAGTTGTACGAATGGAAGGATTGAGGATTTAAGAGAAGCAGCAAAAATTTTAAAAGATAAGAAAAAAGCAAGTCATGTTCATGCAATGGTGGTTCCGGGATCTGGATTGGTAAAAGAGCAAGCAGAACAAGAGGGATTGGATAAAATTTTTATAAACTCAGGATTTGAATGGAGAGAACCTGGTTGTTCAATGTGTTTAGCTATGAATGCAGATAAATTAAAACCTGAAGAAAGATGTGCGTCTACTTCAAATAGAAATTTTGAAGGCAGACAAGGTAGAGGAGGAAGAACACATTTAGTTAGTCCAGGCATGGCAGCTGCTGCTGCGATTTCAGGAAATCTTGAAGATGTTAGAAAGTTTGAAAACTAA
- a CDS encoding 3-isopropylmalate dehydratase, small subunit (PFAM: Aconitase C-terminal domain~TIGRFAM: 3-isopropylmalate dehydratase, small subunit), whose product MQKFNKLKSIPAYLPIVNIDTDMIIPKQFLKTIKRTGLGKNLFFEMRYDENGEKINDFILNKDPHDNSKILIAGKNFGCGSSREHAPWALLDFGITCVISSSFADIFYNNCFKNGILPIIVEEVKIKELSEYSNRKEEISINLEEEKIIYGNSEIKFEIDPFKKKCLLEGLDDIALSLKKSEKIESFEKNLKNQKPWIFND is encoded by the coding sequence ATGCAAAAATTTAATAAATTAAAAAGCATTCCTGCATATTTACCAATTGTAAATATTGATACAGATATGATTATTCCAAAACAGTTCCTAAAGACAATTAAAAGGACAGGACTTGGTAAAAACTTATTTTTTGAAATGAGATATGATGAAAATGGAGAAAAGATAAATGATTTTATCTTAAATAAAGATCCTCATGATAATTCAAAAATATTAATAGCTGGTAAAAACTTTGGATGTGGTTCTTCTAGAGAGCACGCTCCATGGGCGTTATTAGATTTTGGAATTACTTGTGTAATTAGTTCAAGCTTTGCTGATATTTTTTATAACAATTGTTTTAAAAACGGAATTCTTCCAATAATTGTAGAGGAAGTAAAAATTAAAGAATTATCAGAGTATTCAAATAGAAAAGAAGAAATTTCGATTAATCTTGAAGAGGAAAAAATAATTTATGGTAACAGTGAGATCAAATTCGAAATTGACCCGTTTAAAAAGAAATGTCTATTAGAAGGTTTGGATGATATCGCTCTATCTTTAAAAAAATCTGAAAAAATAGAATCTTTTGAAAAAAATTTAAAAAATCAAAAACCTTGGATCTTTAATGATTAA
- a CDS encoding 3-isopropylmalate dehydrogenase (PFAM: Isocitrate/isopropylmalate dehydrogenase~TIGRFAM: 3-isopropylmalate dehydrogenase) produces MIKVKKRKILLLAGDGIGPEVTGEVKKIINWFNSKKSLDFEIDEDLAGGCSYDKHGTPLTDEVFYKAQESAVVMLGAVGGPKWDNVEFSKKPERALLKLRKELKLFANLRPAICFKQLVDASTLKPEIVSGLDIMIVRELTGGIYFGEPRGIKPIENGERKGINTHTYTSSEITRVARIAFDLARKRSNKVTSCEKSNVMEAGQLWKEEVQTLHDNEYKDVELSHMLADNCAMQLLRYPKQFDVIVTDNLFGDMLSDQASMLTGSLGLLPSASLGAKNKDGEMRAMYEPIHGSAPDIAGKGIANPIATILSFAMALRYSLDLDKEADSLENAVQEVLNDGLRTKDILSEGTKEVSTSQMGDAIISKLN; encoded by the coding sequence ATGATTAAAGTTAAAAAAAGAAAAATTCTCCTGCTTGCTGGAGATGGAATTGGTCCTGAAGTTACTGGAGAAGTAAAAAAAATTATAAATTGGTTTAATTCAAAAAAGTCACTTGATTTTGAAATAGATGAAGATTTAGCAGGAGGTTGTTCTTATGATAAACATGGAACTCCCTTAACTGATGAAGTTTTTTATAAAGCTCAAGAAAGTGCTGTAGTTATGTTAGGAGCTGTGGGTGGACCAAAATGGGATAATGTAGAGTTTTCAAAAAAACCTGAAAGAGCATTATTAAAATTAAGAAAAGAATTGAAGCTATTTGCAAACTTAAGACCAGCAATATGTTTCAAACAATTAGTTGATGCATCAACTTTAAAACCAGAAATAGTTTCAGGCTTAGATATCATGATTGTAAGAGAACTTACAGGTGGGATTTACTTTGGAGAACCAAGAGGAATTAAACCAATTGAAAATGGAGAGAGAAAAGGAATTAATACTCACACTTACACAAGTAGCGAAATTACAAGAGTTGCAAGAATTGCTTTCGATCTAGCAAGGAAGAGATCAAATAAAGTTACATCTTGCGAAAAATCAAATGTGATGGAAGCAGGACAACTTTGGAAAGAAGAAGTTCAAACTTTACATGATAATGAATATAAAGATGTTGAGCTTAGTCATATGCTTGCAGATAATTGTGCGATGCAATTACTTAGATACCCAAAACAATTTGATGTAATTGTCACTGATAATTTATTTGGTGATATGCTTTCAGATCAAGCATCAATGTTAACAGGTTCTTTAGGATTATTACCATCAGCATCATTAGGTGCAAAAAATAAAGATGGAGAAATGAGAGCTATGTACGAACCAATTCATGGTTCAGCGCCTGATATTGCTGGAAAAGGAATAGCAAACCCAATTGCAACAATACTAAGTTTTGCAATGGCATTAAGATATTCACTAGACCTAGATAAAGAAGCAGATTCCTTAGAAAACGCAGTTCAAGAAGTACTAAATGACGGATTGAGAACTAAAGATATTTTATCTGAAGGAACTAAGGAAGTTTCTACTTCTCAAATGGGTGACGCGATAATTTCGAAATTGAATTAA
- a CDS encoding acyl-CoA dehydrogenase family protein (PFAM: Acyl-CoA dehydrogenase, C-terminal domain; Acyl-CoA dehydrogenase, middle domain; Acyl-CoA dehydrogenase, N-terminal domain) gives MPSYTAPVEDMMFLYEKLRNNKNYNELEKYKEVSSDLVRDILEEAAKINQNIILPLAKAGDENPTVLENGVVRTPPGYKEAYQKYIEDGWTSLSCDPKYGGQGMPKTVSAFFDEMLSSASLSFKLYSELSIGAYNCINHHASDEMKNKYLPKIVEGKWSGTMCLTEPVCGTDLGLLKTKAVEQDNGTYKISGQKIFITSGDHDLTENIIHLVLARVSDSPAGTKGISLFLVPKFIVKEDGSVGQRNGISTGSIESKMGIKGSATCVLNFDEAEGYMIGQKDKGLNAMFTMMNLERIVVGIQGLGISEIAYQNSLAYAKERKQGKTNNTKSTNGADFIIEHADIRRSLLNMKSIIEGERALCFWLSQQTEVSLYHEDKSIKQKALNYVSLMTPVVKSLFTDLGMEITNDAMQIFGGYGYTKDQGIEQLYRDNRITPIYEGTNSVQAADLVFRKLVNKNGDIIDDYLKMIEEECSSSDTKIKPFVEDLKNSLADLKEFTSWIKDKIKNQKDDASAACNDYLKALGYVSVAFAWIKVLEVSFRDYDENKKFHEEKIQTAQFYFNRVLPRAESHFKSVKTGSDYIMKFNFN, from the coding sequence ATGCCAAGTTATACAGCACCAGTTGAAGACATGATGTTTCTTTATGAAAAATTAAGAAACAATAAAAATTATAATGAACTTGAAAAATATAAAGAAGTTAGTTCAGATTTAGTTAGAGATATTTTGGAAGAGGCAGCAAAAATCAACCAAAATATAATTTTACCACTTGCAAAAGCAGGCGATGAAAATCCAACTGTATTAGAAAATGGAGTAGTTAGAACACCTCCTGGATATAAAGAAGCTTATCAAAAATATATAGAAGATGGTTGGACGTCGCTTTCTTGTGATCCAAAATATGGAGGCCAAGGAATGCCAAAAACGGTGAGCGCCTTTTTTGATGAAATGTTATCTTCAGCAAGTTTATCATTTAAACTTTATAGTGAATTAAGTATTGGAGCTTACAATTGTATAAATCATCATGCATCTGATGAAATGAAAAATAAATATTTACCAAAAATTGTTGAGGGTAAATGGAGTGGGACTATGTGTTTGACAGAACCAGTTTGTGGAACTGATCTTGGTCTTTTAAAAACAAAAGCTGTAGAACAAGATAATGGCACTTATAAAATAAGTGGACAAAAAATTTTTATTACATCAGGAGATCATGACTTAACTGAAAATATAATTCATTTAGTTTTAGCAAGAGTTAGTGATTCACCAGCAGGAACAAAAGGAATAAGTTTATTTTTAGTACCAAAATTTATTGTTAAAGAAGATGGTTCGGTTGGTCAAAGAAATGGAATTTCAACAGGATCTATTGAAAGTAAAATGGGGATTAAAGGTTCTGCTACATGCGTATTAAATTTTGATGAAGCCGAAGGCTATATGATTGGACAGAAGGACAAAGGTTTAAATGCAATGTTTACCATGATGAATTTAGAAAGAATTGTAGTTGGTATCCAAGGATTAGGTATATCCGAGATTGCCTATCAAAATTCGTTAGCATATGCGAAAGAAAGAAAACAAGGAAAAACAAATAATACAAAATCAACTAATGGTGCAGACTTCATTATCGAACATGCTGATATCAGGAGATCTTTATTGAATATGAAATCGATAATCGAGGGAGAGAGAGCTTTATGTTTTTGGTTATCCCAACAAACAGAAGTAAGTTTGTATCACGAAGATAAGAGTATTAAACAAAAAGCCTTAAATTATGTTTCACTTATGACACCAGTTGTAAAATCTTTATTTACCGATTTAGGAATGGAAATAACAAATGATGCAATGCAGATATTTGGTGGATATGGCTACACAAAAGACCAGGGTATCGAGCAACTTTACAGGGACAATAGGATTACTCCAATTTACGAAGGAACAAATTCTGTTCAGGCAGCTGATTTAGTTTTTAGAAAATTAGTAAATAAAAATGGAGATATTATTGATGACTACCTTAAAATGATCGAGGAAGAATGTTCATCATCAGATACAAAAATTAAACCTTTTGTTGAAGATTTAAAAAATTCTCTGGCTGATCTTAAAGAATTTACTTCTTGGATAAAAGATAAAATAAAAAATCAAAAAGATGATGCTAGTGCAGCTTGTAATGATTATTTAAAAGCTTTAGGTTATGTTTCAGTTGCATTCGCATGGATTAAAGTTCTTGAGGTTTCTTTTAGAGACTACGATGAAAATAAGAAATTTCATGAAGAAAAAATTCAAACTGCTCAGTTTTATTTTAATAGAGTTTTACCAAGAGCCGAAAGTCACTTTAAAAGCGTCAAGACTGGAAGTGATTATATAATGAAATTCAACTTTAATTAA
- a CDS encoding AMP-binding enzyme (PFAM: AMP-binding enzyme) yields the protein MNNYEQNLDKNDANFVPLTPLTFLERAKDIYPNYEALVYENRSYTWSDVYRRCTKFASALEKIGIGLGDTVSVMAMNTPEIFEAHYSVPMTGAILNTINVRLDAKTVQYILEHSEAKVFIVDRQFHSVISKVMEQLKNKPIIIDIQDDFADQSLLKKIGEHEYEDFLNTGDDNYIWKRPKDEWQAISLNYTSGTTGNPKGVVYHHRGSYLMSTGSAVAWNMPNRLSFLTIVPMFHCNGWGYPWTIPMLNGKTVCLRNIDVKKIFELIIKHKVTHFGGAPIVLNMITGASEKDRKKLEHKVYVLTAGAPPPSIIFKKMEALGFEVMHVYGLTETYGHVSQCAWNDEWNSLDEDKKNEIKARQGVRYPNTEDIKVMNPENMEPVPQDGKTMGEIMIRGNVVMKGYFKDKAATDKAMNGGWFHSGDLAVAHPDGYIKIQDRSKDIIISGGENISSIEIENTLSKHPAVSIAAVVAKPDEKWGEVPAAFIEKVKDKDVTDKELMDFCRETLAGFKIPKYIEFCELPKTSTGKIQKFELRKKF from the coding sequence ATGAACAATTACGAACAAAATTTAGATAAAAATGATGCAAATTTTGTTCCCTTAACTCCTCTGACTTTTTTAGAAAGAGCAAAAGATATTTACCCAAATTATGAAGCCTTGGTTTACGAAAACAGAAGTTATACTTGGAGTGATGTTTATAGAAGGTGTACTAAGTTTGCGAGTGCTCTAGAAAAAATAGGTATTGGATTAGGAGATACCGTTTCCGTAATGGCTATGAATACCCCTGAAATTTTTGAAGCTCACTACTCTGTTCCAATGACGGGTGCAATATTAAATACAATAAACGTTAGATTAGATGCTAAGACTGTACAATATATACTTGAGCACAGTGAAGCAAAAGTATTTATTGTAGATAGGCAATTTCATTCTGTAATTTCAAAAGTAATGGAACAATTAAAAAATAAGCCGATAATAATTGATATCCAAGATGATTTTGCAGATCAAAGTTTATTAAAGAAAATTGGTGAACATGAATATGAGGATTTTTTAAATACAGGGGATGACAATTACATTTGGAAAAGACCAAAAGATGAATGGCAAGCTATTTCTTTAAATTACACTTCAGGTACAACTGGAAATCCAAAAGGTGTAGTATATCATCATAGAGGATCATATTTAATGTCAACAGGAAGTGCTGTTGCTTGGAATATGCCAAACAGACTAAGTTTTTTAACAATAGTCCCAATGTTTCATTGTAATGGTTGGGGATATCCGTGGACGATTCCAATGCTAAATGGAAAAACAGTTTGTCTGAGAAACATAGATGTAAAAAAAATCTTTGAATTGATTATAAAACATAAGGTTACTCATTTTGGAGGAGCACCAATAGTGTTAAACATGATAACAGGTGCGTCAGAAAAAGATCGAAAAAAACTAGAACATAAAGTTTATGTACTTACAGCTGGAGCTCCACCTCCAAGTATAATATTTAAGAAAATGGAGGCATTGGGTTTTGAGGTGATGCATGTTTATGGTCTTACAGAAACATATGGTCATGTTTCACAATGTGCCTGGAATGATGAGTGGAATTCACTAGACGAAGATAAAAAAAATGAAATTAAAGCAAGACAAGGTGTTAGATACCCAAATACAGAAGATATTAAAGTGATGAATCCAGAAAATATGGAACCAGTCCCACAAGATGGAAAAACTATGGGTGAAATTATGATTAGAGGAAATGTTGTCATGAAGGGATATTTCAAAGATAAAGCAGCCACTGATAAAGCAATGAATGGAGGCTGGTTTCATTCTGGAGATTTGGCTGTAGCTCATCCTGATGGATATATAAAAATTCAAGACAGATCTAAGGATATAATAATTTCAGGAGGTGAAAACATATCATCAATTGAAATTGAAAATACTTTATCTAAGCATCCGGCAGTATCAATCGCAGCAGTTGTTGCAAAGCCTGATGAAAAGTGGGGCGAAGTTCCAGCTGCCTTTATAGAAAAAGTTAAAGATAAAGATGTAACTGATAAAGAATTAATGGATTTTTGTAGAGAAACATTAGCTGGATTTAAAATTCCTAAATACATAGAATTTTGTGAATTGCCAAAAACATCGACTGGAAAAATTCAGAAATTTGAACTGAGAAAAAAATTTTAG
- a CDS encoding alpha/beta hydrolase family protein — protein MIFEIENKKIHASDAGQGIDPSKETIVFLHGSGLSHIVWSLSEQFFSNKNFNVLSIDLPGHGNSEGPCLKTIEEIAEWLETFFSTLKLEKINLIGHSQGCLDILEYASKYSERLNKIIFVGGSYKMPVHPDLINLAENGDSDAVKLMMKWGYEGSKKFIGGNPVERIIQSPRDISEILAVDLNACNNYSNGLNAAKKIQNPTLLIFGKLDKMVNLENGHKFADHIKNSSTHVIENCGHMIMIEKAFEMRDKILEFLN, from the coding sequence TTGATTTTTGAAATAGAAAATAAAAAAATACATGCATCAGATGCAGGTCAAGGAATAGATCCCAGCAAAGAAACAATTGTTTTTTTACATGGAAGTGGCTTATCACATATAGTCTGGTCATTATCTGAACAATTTTTTTCAAATAAAAATTTTAATGTTTTATCAATTGACCTTCCTGGTCACGGAAATTCTGAAGGGCCATGCTTAAAGACAATAGAAGAAATTGCTGAATGGTTAGAAACTTTTTTTTCAACATTGAAATTAGAAAAAATTAATCTTATTGGACACTCTCAAGGATGCCTAGATATTTTAGAATATGCTTCAAAATATTCTGAGAGATTAAATAAAATTATTTTTGTTGGTGGTTCATACAAAATGCCTGTTCATCCTGACTTAATCAATCTTGCAGAAAATGGAGACTCTGATGCTGTTAAGTTAATGATGAAATGGGGATATGAAGGCTCAAAAAAATTTATTGGTGGAAATCCAGTAGAAAGAATAATTCAATCTCCAAGAGATATAAGTGAAATATTGGCTGTAGATTTAAATGCCTGCAATAATTATTCAAATGGATTGAATGCTGCAAAAAAAATTCAAAACCCAACTTTATTGATATTTGGTAAATTAGATAAAATGGTAAATCTAGAAAATGGACATAAGTTTGCTGACCATATTAAAAATAGCTCTACACATGTCATAGAAAATTGTGGTCATATGATTATGATTGAAAAAGCCTTTGAAATGAGAGACAAGATCCTAGAATTTTTAAATTAA
- a CDS encoding glycine cleavage system T-protein-like,folate-binding protein, aminomethyltransferase-like protein (PFAM: Aminomethyltransferase folate-binding domain; Glycine cleavage T-protein C-terminal barrel domain), with the protein MKNYLIAKSRRLRSTPYTSRIEKQGVTAYTVYNHMLLPAAFGSLEESCDHLKKDVQVWDVAAERQVEIVGKDAAKLVQLMTCRDLSISKIGRCYYCPIIDENGKMVNDPVILKLDENRFWISIADSDVIFFAKGLAHGHKFDVNIFEPNVDIIAVQGPKSFALMEKIFGKKILDLKFFGFDFYDFQGTKHLIARSGWSKQGGFEIYVENTSSGVQLYDKLFEEGKDLNVKAGCPNLIERIESGLLSYGNDFDNNDNPYECGFEKYVNLDNNIEFLGKEKLKDIKSKGIERKLMGVILDLEKLSITKSLDIYENEKKIGDLRSACFSPHFKKVIGIAMISEPFCKASQTVYLNIDGKKVSGKVCDLPFI; encoded by the coding sequence ATGAAAAACTACCTAATTGCAAAATCAAGAAGACTTAGAAGCACTCCTTATACTTCTAGAATAGAAAAACAAGGAGTTACAGCTTATACAGTTTATAATCATATGCTATTACCTGCAGCTTTTGGTTCATTGGAAGAATCATGTGATCATTTAAAAAAAGATGTTCAGGTTTGGGATGTTGCAGCTGAAAGACAAGTTGAAATAGTTGGAAAAGATGCAGCAAAACTAGTTCAGCTAATGACTTGTAGAGATTTGTCTATATCTAAAATTGGTCGTTGTTACTATTGTCCTATAATCGATGAAAATGGGAAAATGGTTAATGATCCCGTAATACTAAAACTTGATGAAAATAGGTTTTGGATATCAATAGCAGACTCCGATGTAATATTTTTTGCAAAAGGTCTTGCTCATGGACATAAATTTGATGTCAACATTTTTGAACCTAATGTAGATATTATTGCAGTACAAGGTCCAAAATCTTTTGCTTTAATGGAAAAGATTTTTGGGAAGAAAATTTTAGATTTAAAATTTTTTGGATTTGATTTTTATGATTTTCAAGGAACGAAACATTTAATAGCAAGATCAGGCTGGTCTAAACAAGGTGGTTTTGAAATATATGTAGAAAACACTTCTTCTGGAGTTCAACTATATGACAAACTATTTGAGGAGGGAAAAGATTTAAATGTAAAAGCTGGTTGTCCAAATTTAATTGAAAGAATTGAAAGTGGATTATTATCCTATGGAAATGATTTTGATAACAATGATAACCCTTATGAGTGTGGTTTTGAAAAGTACGTAAATCTAGATAACAATATTGAGTTCTTAGGAAAAGAAAAATTAAAGGACATTAAATCAAAAGGAATTGAAAGAAAATTAATGGGTGTAATCTTAGATTTAGAAAAACTTTCAATAACTAAATCACTTGATATTTATGAGAATGAAAAAAAAATTGGAGATTTAAGGTCTGCATGTTTTTCACCTCATTTCAAAAAAGTAATAGGTATAGCTATGATTAGCGAACCCTTTTGCAAGGCATCACAAACTGTTTACCTTAATATTGATGGTAAAAAAGTTTCTGGAAAAGTTTGTGATTTGCCATTCATCTAG